A genomic region of Papaver somniferum cultivar HN1 chromosome 7, ASM357369v1, whole genome shotgun sequence contains the following coding sequences:
- the LOC113299097 gene encoding uncharacterized protein At1g10890-like isoform X1: MGSGCLSGISWNLCYKRWSSEKDLCYLCLSKCFLKRLSSVRRRSRSLSPRRRRSRSPTPRRRKSRSPTPRRLKRQRSRSASVSPVKKSRSPSIGEVERKKAIEKLKNDEEEKKRRQREAELKLLEEETARRVEEAIRKRVEESLNSEKIKLEIQRRIDEGRKKLIEEVAVQLEKEKEAALIGARQKEEQARREREELDKMIEENKRRVEESQRREALEQQRKEEERYRELELIQRQKEEAMLRKKLEEEEERSKQMKLLGKNKSRPKLSFGIGSK, from the exons ATGGGATCTGGTTGCTTGAGTGGAATTTCATGGAATTTATGTTATAAAAGATGGAGCTCAGAAAAG GATCTGTGTTACTTGTGTTTATCAAAATGTTTTCTGAAACGGTTATCTTCTGTTAGGCGTAGGAGTCGTTCTTTGTCCCCTCGTCGCCGCAGAAGTCGATCACCAACTCCGAGGCGCCGTAAGAGTAGGTCACCAACACCAAGACGTCTTAAGAGACAAAGAAGTAGGAGTGCATCAGTATCTCCCGTAAAAAAGTCTCGAAGTCCAAGCATTGGAGAAGTAGAGCGTAAAAAAGCCATTGAGAAGTtgaaaaatgatgaagaggaaaaGAAAAG ACGTCAACGTGAGGCAGAATTGAAGTTGCTGGAAGAAGAAACTGCAAGGAGAGTAGAAGAAGCAATCAGGAAACGCGTTGAGGAGAGCTTGAACTCCGAAAAGATAAAGCTGGAAATACAGAGGAGAATAGATGAAGGGCGGAAGAAACTGATTGAGGAGGTTGCTGTTCAacttgaaaaagaaaaggaagctgCTTTAATAGGAGCCAGGCAAAAAGAG GAGCAAGCtaggagagagagagaagaaCTGGATAAGATGATCGAGGAGAACAAAAGGAGAGTGGAAGAGTCTCAGAGAAGAGAGGCTTTGGAGCAGCAACGGAAAGAGGAGGAAAGGTACCGGGAATTGGAGCTAATccaaagacaaaaagaagaagCTATGTTGAGAAAGAAACTCGAAGAGGAGGAGGAGCGGTCAAAGCAGATGAAGCTGTTGGGTAAGAACAAATCACGGCCAAAACTCTCCTTTGGTATTGGTTCAAAATAA
- the LOC113299098 gene encoding probable LRR receptor-like serine/threonine-protein kinase At1g63430, whose translation MRLLSPFQLICVILGALFVSSDSIASNEVWALTAFKEAIYDDPNLVLSNWDALDADPCSWAGISCSPGRDRILALNLSSSSLKGFLAPELGLLSSLEKLILRKNNFLGTIPKEIGIMKSLKVLDLGFNQLSGPIPPEIGGLSSATKIHLQSNGLTGSVPVEFGNLGNLVELRLDRNKLQGTIPGNSNFQSVLNGMNVSDSNANGFCRTSQLKRADFSFNFFVGGTPSCLKFLRRSSFQGNCFQDKNSKQRSTQQCGGTSHANSLPVANPEHRHFGNVSKHLHASNKPGWLLSLEIVIGIAAGFLLLFAILTAVKRCKNQSRVVIPWKKAASMKDQKIIYIDSDLLMDVVRWSRQELEVACEDFSNIIGSSTDSLVYKGIVKDGPEIAVISLCVKEENWIGHLELSFQREVADLARLNHENIEKLLGYCRESSPFSRMLVFGYASNGTLSEHLHYGEGCHLSWIRRIKIIIGIARGLRYLHTEIQPPFTVSELNSSAVYLTEDFSPKLVDFENWKTVLARSKKTTGPSGNISCKFSDSVQARQLDIQGNTFSFGVLLLEIISGRPPYCKDRGYLVDWAKEYLTQPEAISYVADPELRHFRYDDLKVLCEVVNLCIHPEPSTRPSMHAVCNMLESRINTTITSEMKDSPLAWAELAISS comes from the exons ATGAGATTACTCAGTCCATTTCAGCTTATTTGTGTTATTTTGGGTGccctgtttgtttcttcagaTTCCATTGCATCTAATGAAG TATGGGCACTTACAGCCTTCAAGGAAGCTATATACGATGACCCAAATTTGGTTTTATCAAATTGGGATGCCCTAGATGCAGATCCTTGCAGCTGGGCAGGAATTTCTTGTTCGCCTGGGCGAGATCGTATACTAGCTCT AAACCTTTCCAGTTCATCTCTTAAAGGATTTCTTGCACCAGAATTGGGATTATTGTCATCTTTGGAAAAACT GATTTTGCGCAAGAACAATTTTCTTGGGACGATACCAAAAGAAATTGGTATTATGAAAAGCCTTAAGGTCTTAGATTTGGGATTCAATCAGCTTTCAGGGCCTATTCCTCCAGAGATTGGGGGTTTGTCAAGTGCTACAAAAAT ACATCTTCAGTCGAATGGATTGACTGGGAGTGTGCCTGTTGAGTTTGGCAATTTGGGGAATCTTGTTGAACTACGGCTGGACCGAAATAAACTTCAAGGAACTATTCCTGGAAATAGCAACTTTCAGTCTGTCCTGAACGGGAT GAATGTCTCGGATAGCAATGCCAATGGTTTCTGTCGCACGTCGCAGTTGAAAAGGGCAGATTTCTCGTTCAACTTTTTTGTTGGGGGAACACCCTCATGTCTAAAATTTCTTCGGAG ATCAAGCTTCCAAGGGAATTGCTTCCAGGACAAGAATTCCAAACAGCGTTCCACTCAGCAATGTG GCGGTACTTCACATGCAAACTCCCTTCCAGTAGCAAATCCAGAACATCGACATTTCGGGAATGTGTCTAAGCATCTGCATGCATCTAATAAACCTGGATGGCTGTTATCCCTCGAAATTGTAATAGGAATTGCGGCtggctttcttcttctctttgctATTTTAACAGCTGTGAAAAGATGTAAAAATCAGTCTCGTGTTGTAATACCCTGGAAGAAAGCAGCCTCCATGAAGGACCAGAAGATTATATACATCG ATTCCGATCTGCTTATGGATGTGGTTAGGTGGAGCAGACAGGAACTTGAAGTAGCCTGCGAAGATTTTAGCAACATTATTGGCTCATCTACGGATAGTCTGGTCTATAAGGGCATCGTAAAAGATGGTCCGGAGATAGCTGTAATATCCCTGTGTGTCaaggaagagaattggattggccATCTTGAGCTTTCTTTTCAGAGAGAG GTTGCAGATTTGGCAAGATTAAATCACGAGAATATAGAGAAGTTGCTAGGCTATTGCAGAGAGAGCAGCCCATTTTCGAGGATGCTAGTCTTTGGTTATGCCTCAAACGGGACACTAAGCGAGCATCTTCACT ATGGGGAAGGATGTCATTTATCTTGGATCCGGCGAATAAAGATAATTATTGGCATTGCTCGTGGCCTAAGGTATCTGCACACAGAAATTCAGCCTCCATTCACGGTATCTGAGTTAAACTCAAGTGCTGTTTACCTTACagaagatttttctcccaag CTAGTTGATTTTGAAAATTGGAAGACAGTACTAGCAAGATCGAAGAAGACCACAGGACCAAGTGGAaatatttcttgtaaattttcaGATTCTGTACAAGCCCGTCAGTTGGATATTCAAGGGAACACATTTTCATTTGGAGTGCTGTTACTTGAAATAATTAGTGGGAGGCCTCCGTATTGTAAAGATAGAGGATATTTGGTAGATTGG GCTAAGGAGTATCTAACGCAACCCGAAGCAATCTCATATGTGGCAGATCCTGAGTTGAGACATTTCAGATACGATGATCTCAAAGTGTTATGTGAAGTAGTAAACCTCTGTATCCATCCCGAACCTTCAACGAGGCCTTCGATGCATGCAGTGTGCAACATGCTGGAGAGTAGAATTAACACCACAATAACTTCGGAAATGAAGGATTCTCCTTTGGCGTGGGCTGAGCTTGCAATATCATCATAA
- the LOC113299097 gene encoding uncharacterized protein At1g10890-like isoform X3, which produces MRRRSRSLSPRRRRSRSPTPRRRKSRSPTPRRLKRQRSRSASVSPVKKSRSPSIGEVERKKAIEKLKNDEEEKKRRQREAELKLLEEETARRVEEAIRKRVEESLNSEKIKLEIQRRIDEGRKKLIEEVAVQLEKEKEAALIGARQKEEQARREREELDKMIEENKRRVEESQRREALEQQRKEEERYRELELIQRQKEEAMLRKKLEEEEERSKQMKLLGKNKSRPKLSFGIGSK; this is translated from the exons ATGAG GCGTAGGAGTCGTTCTTTGTCCCCTCGTCGCCGCAGAAGTCGATCACCAACTCCGAGGCGCCGTAAGAGTAGGTCACCAACACCAAGACGTCTTAAGAGACAAAGAAGTAGGAGTGCATCAGTATCTCCCGTAAAAAAGTCTCGAAGTCCAAGCATTGGAGAAGTAGAGCGTAAAAAAGCCATTGAGAAGTtgaaaaatgatgaagaggaaaaGAAAAG ACGTCAACGTGAGGCAGAATTGAAGTTGCTGGAAGAAGAAACTGCAAGGAGAGTAGAAGAAGCAATCAGGAAACGCGTTGAGGAGAGCTTGAACTCCGAAAAGATAAAGCTGGAAATACAGAGGAGAATAGATGAAGGGCGGAAGAAACTGATTGAGGAGGTTGCTGTTCAacttgaaaaagaaaaggaagctgCTTTAATAGGAGCCAGGCAAAAAGAG GAGCAAGCtaggagagagagagaagaaCTGGATAAGATGATCGAGGAGAACAAAAGGAGAGTGGAAGAGTCTCAGAGAAGAGAGGCTTTGGAGCAGCAACGGAAAGAGGAGGAAAGGTACCGGGAATTGGAGCTAATccaaagacaaaaagaagaagCTATGTTGAGAAAGAAACTCGAAGAGGAGGAGGAGCGGTCAAAGCAGATGAAGCTGTTGGGTAAGAACAAATCACGGCCAAAACTCTCCTTTGGTATTGGTTCAAAATAA
- the LOC113299097 gene encoding uncharacterized protein At1g10890-like isoform X2, whose protein sequence is MPRAISRSPTTRKRHSPSPVASHRHSRRNRRDRSRSPYYRRRSRSLSPRRRRSRSPTPRRRKSRSPTPRRLKRQRSRSASVSPVKKSRSPSIGEVERKKAIEKLKNDEEEKKRRQREAELKLLEEETARRVEEAIRKRVEESLNSEKIKLEIQRRIDEGRKKLIEEVAVQLEKEKEAALIGARQKEEQARREREELDKMIEENKRRVEESQRREALEQQRKEEERYRELELIQRQKEEAMLRKKLEEEEERSKQMKLLGKNKSRPKLSFGIGSK, encoded by the exons atgcctCGAGCAATTTCTCGTTCTCCTACTACTAGAAAAAGACACTCTCCATCACCAGTTGCATCTCATAGACATAGCAGGAGAAACAGAAGGGACCGAAGCCGCTCTCCGTATTATAG GCGTAGGAGTCGTTCTTTGTCCCCTCGTCGCCGCAGAAGTCGATCACCAACTCCGAGGCGCCGTAAGAGTAGGTCACCAACACCAAGACGTCTTAAGAGACAAAGAAGTAGGAGTGCATCAGTATCTCCCGTAAAAAAGTCTCGAAGTCCAAGCATTGGAGAAGTAGAGCGTAAAAAAGCCATTGAGAAGTtgaaaaatgatgaagaggaaaaGAAAAG ACGTCAACGTGAGGCAGAATTGAAGTTGCTGGAAGAAGAAACTGCAAGGAGAGTAGAAGAAGCAATCAGGAAACGCGTTGAGGAGAGCTTGAACTCCGAAAAGATAAAGCTGGAAATACAGAGGAGAATAGATGAAGGGCGGAAGAAACTGATTGAGGAGGTTGCTGTTCAacttgaaaaagaaaaggaagctgCTTTAATAGGAGCCAGGCAAAAAGAG GAGCAAGCtaggagagagagagaagaaCTGGATAAGATGATCGAGGAGAACAAAAGGAGAGTGGAAGAGTCTCAGAGAAGAGAGGCTTTGGAGCAGCAACGGAAAGAGGAGGAAAGGTACCGGGAATTGGAGCTAATccaaagacaaaaagaagaagCTATGTTGAGAAAGAAACTCGAAGAGGAGGAGGAGCGGTCAAAGCAGATGAAGCTGTTGGGTAAGAACAAATCACGGCCAAAACTCTCCTTTGGTATTGGTTCAAAATAA